The DNA sequence GCCCCTCCAGTCCCTGCAGGGCTCCGCTCCCGGGACAGGGGTTCGTGGGAGGACGCGGGCACGCTGTGCGCACGCGCCGCCGTACCCAGGGGGGATCCTCCGGCACCCGCACGGCGCCCGCTGGGCGTTCCCGCCGCTCGCTGCGGGGGAGCGGGCACGCGCACGCGCGCTCCGGAGGCCCCGCCCCCGCGGCAGGCGCGGTCCTACTTTCTCCGCGCGGCGGGTTATGGAGGCCCTGCGGCGGGCCCACGAGGCTGCGCTGAGACTGCTGCTGTTCGGGCCCTGGGCCTCGGGCGCCGCCTCCCGCCCGAAGCCCCGCGCCTCGGAGGTGCTGACTCGGCACCTGCTGCAGCGGCGCCTGCCGCACTGGACCTCCTTCTGCGTGCCCTACAGCGCCGTCCGCAACGACCAGTTCGGCCTCTCGCACTTCAACTGGCCTGTGCAGGGCGCCAACTACCACGTCCTGCGCACCGGCTGCTTCCCCTTCATCAAGTACCACTGCTCCAAGGCTCCCTGGCAGGACCTAGCTCCGCAGAATCGCTTCTTCACAGCGCTCAAGGTCGTCAACCTCGGTGAGTGGTGACGGCCGCGACTACCCAGCGAAGCACGTCCGCCCAAGGCGGTCGCACTGTCCTCTAAGCACGCCACCGACGTCCGCGCTCGTAGGCCAGAGCCGCCCGACCCCGCACAGGCTCGCGGGCCCCGCGCTGTCCGGCCCCACCCCCAGGGCGGCCTTCTGGGACCCGCCTTCTGCACCTGTCCTTTGTATTCCCCCAGGAAGTGCTTTGCCGCTGAGCTGTTGGCTGCTGGACTGTTTGTCCCCAGAGTGGGCTTGCCCACTGGCCGGTACTGCGGGTCCATCCAGCACCACCGAGGCAGGGAGTAGGCCAGCGCACGTCCTGCTCCTGGGAAGGCCCTGCACTGGGTAGTGAGGCGGGTGTAAGGAAATGTCCCCACTGCACAGTGGCACTCCTGGTTAAGAAGTGTCTCAGTGCATTGCAGGATTAGTTCCCCTGAACGTCACTGTGTGGGTGCGTTTATAGGACAAAAACTGaaacaactttttaaagtttgttttctttatatgaaaTCTCACCACGTTTGTTTTATTAAATGGCCTAAAGGTTTTCCCTTAGCATATTAGCTGCCTCCAGTCCTAGATCTGGAGGGCATTTAAAATAACCTGCCTCtttaatatttgtatgttttcctGGAAACATTCGTGACAGTATTTTCTTTCACtggatgtttattttcttttgattcaatGAAAGAGAGGCATGGACATGGACATTTTATAGGTCAAGGAAAAATATACGGCCTCAAGATACTTTGGATCTGTTGGTAGCTGATAGAAAATTGATCTATATTTTAGTGATTCAAAATCTAGACATGGAAGCTGAACCATGTTACCAACTAGATATAAAGCCAGAATTAAACGCTTGGTAGCTGCACTAATATTGTAAAGTCTGAAAggtcatttaatttaaatatggcACTGTATTTTTACTTATAATAATTCACATGTTTCACTGATGGGATTTTTGAGCTATTGCTTCATTGGGACTGTCCTAGGCTCAATTCAGTAAGAAAAAAGATTATTTAGCAACCGTCTAATCCTTTAAAAGTATGTCTTATTGTTTGACTGATGGACTATACCAAACCAATTTTGAGGCTGGCAAAAAGTTGATGAGTGAggttatttagaaaattaaatgcagAAGTATTTGGAAAAACTGGAATGATAACTAGATTCAAGAAGAATGAGTTTAACATtttcataatcagaaaaaaaatcattctttcccAAATGTAAGTAATAGATTATGAAAAGTATCATGGTGAAGCTATAGACAAACCATATAAACtgaatgcctttaaaaaaaagtgtaacaattaaaaattcaacattttgtttAAGATCATCTTAATGATTAAGGGCTTCTCTTTTAGATGTAGatattaagacattttaaaaaaagaaaatgaaaacctttgAGAACAAACAACAGTTGTTTTATTATGTGGAAAAGGTCTGTATGTTCTTTTTGGAAATTCTAAAAATCCTGCTTAAATGGGAATAAGAGTTTTAAATGCAGCAAAAAGGAAAACTTCTTGCTCACGTATGCTTTAAAACAAAATGGTTTACAacaataaagagaatttttttttcaggactttTTAAAGGGTACTGTAATTCCCAATTTGgtaacatttagtttttatttttgtctgaagGAAGGGAGTATGAATTAGAATCCTTTCCTGTTCTCTGATATACACTTGCCCCTCTGGATCATCAAGTACgttaataagaatatatattatcaataaggattttattctttttcttcctttccaaactAGTAATTATCAGAgtaattcatttttccattttgtaaataataaagaTTTCTGTTTACTCAtttgttctctttctcctccacctTCCCTTCAATGAAAGCTGACATTTTACTGATGGTTTATCAGTCTGAGTATCCTGCTGGGAAATAGATTGAGATTTAAGAAAAGCAACTTACCATTGAAATGAATGGGTAATCAGAGACTTACTAcaaagttctaattttttttaagtgcttaatTTGACAGTGGTTTACCTACTGTTCAACTGACTcaaactgaattattattattttcaagttaatttttatgttctGTGTTTCAGATAGTCTCgaaaaaatataatctttcatGGAATCTTATAGACTATAAACCACATGAGagatatgcaaagaaaaaaatttatgtataaattatagaAGTGGCAACTCTTCTCATTTAGTGTATCAGTCTTTCTGCATTACATAAGTAGatggcagagaaaaagaaatacagaatttcTGACTCCCCATATCACAACTTCATCCTCTGTCAAACAGTATTACTGATTATTAGTTCCTAGTTGTTTTTTAATAAGAGATAATGTAGCTATCATTAAACTAGCAATCTTTAATCAGTCCTCTGTTTAGTTGAAAGAACATTGGCCAtttatttgtgtgattttttttcaaaagtatgaatttttcaaaatatcaatattttaattgaaaactgAAGTAAATCgtataaaacaaaattcttagcATCATCACCATTCCTTAAATTTATAGCCTCAGCATTATCTTAAAAGGCATATTTTACCCTTTTTAGAAAATTAACAGTTGCTTCTAGAGTCTGTTTCTCCTCCCTCACTgcattgtttttcagtttttggagTTGTATACTgcactttgaatttattttttataacaactGCTCCCTGTCCTCCTTCCTCACTTCTGCCTATGTTGTTCCCCTATTTCATTTGTCTACTTCCTACCTAACTCTAGTGCCActtacttcttccttccttccttccttccttccttccttccttccttccttccttccttccttcctgtataaaaatttacaaatagcTTTACTACCTAGTTTTTGTGAAATTTTTGTGTCAGTCTCTTGAAGTGTTTGAGATTGTTTTGGGCATTCTCCGGGCAAAGAAGGCAACATACTATAAAAGGCTTAATTGGGGTTTTAGGGTACCTTGTGATAATAGCAAACTATGATCCAGTATATccctaaaaatagataaaacccAGCCTGAAACAGggcatatttttctctttcctgaatcCCAGCTACTGATGCTTCTCCTGATTAATCTGTGGCATCACAGAGGCTGGAATGCAGTTCCAGGGGGGAATAAGCACAGAGTAGTCCCACACACTTACACATGCAAAAAGAGTATGACACATGAGTATACTTCtgcagaaaaataagagaaaatttagCAAAATTATCTGTCCTGAACATGTGCTGATTTCCCTATTAACTAGAAAGAAGTGATTTTCCAAATGTGCAGCTAAGCTTTTAGATTGTCTTTTTCTGCCCATTTTGCACACGGGAGCAATAAAATTAATACTTGTGACTAGCATACTACATTTGTCATTGATTCATGCGGCTGTGGTTTTATACATATGCTTCTAATATATTAGTAGTCATTGATTTTTAGTGCCTTAAAAATACAGGAATTGTGAAAGTTCGTTTTGTATGTAATACAGTATTGTATGCTTATGAGGGTTTAATCCACATTCTTGGGTAGTATGTGTTTACTTTCATGTATGACAAATGGCAGCTAATCTCAAAAGCAGCAAAATATTATCAATGGCAATATTCCAAAGAAACAATGTGTTATTCCAAATAGGTTGAAACAAGATTGTTTTCAAATCAATTGTAGAAATTCtaatgagaatattttttctcatgctTGTTAACACTGAGATCTTTTGAGTTAGGTTTTGCCTTAGATTTTGAAGATAGCTATTTGACCCAGTTTCTAAGTTGTACAAAAATTACTTTAGCCATCAATATTACTATGTATTTAAAGGACAGTAGAGTTGACCTAGTAATTTTTAGCTCAAAGCTAATAATCAGGAGCATTTATAACTAAATTAATGACTATTCTTCTCCATTTGCGTTTTTGTGAAGGGAATATAGAATTACTTCATAATTACTTGAAGGTAATGCATtagggaaaattaaaatttacttcaGCCTTAGCTACAGTTTTGAGAATCTTTAGGTTCACATAATTGCCATGATGTTTGACAAACATAGATGAAATTATAACGTGAGTATTTGTTAACATTACTGACAAGTGTTATATGATTAGTAATGTGACAAATACATGGACACATGAATAGTAAGTATTGATGTTCACAAGTAACATATTCGTTTGTTTTCTAGGTATTCCAACTTTATTATACGGACTTGGCTCCTGGTTATTTGCCAGAGTCACAGAGACTGTGCATACCAGTTATGGACcaataacaatatattttctaaataaagaagATGAAGGTGCCATGTATTGAAAGTGTGCATTGGAGAATATAAATATCTGTGGATTTTCTCTTGTGTGTATgtgcaatatttatttttgatcctTCAGAATAAAACTTTTGCAAACACCTTTTCTTTCTATGGTGTCTGGCTCTTTAAGATGAATCATTATCCTCAAGAGGTGAAGCTTTATATAAGTTGCTATATATTGCAGATGGGAACTACAAACACATGAAGCTTCACACTAATGTTCCCTAGAACTAGGTTAaatgacagattaaaaaaatgattctattACATAGATTCTATGGATAGgtgttaataatttaaattgaaGAGAAATATAGATGCTCACacaagaggagggagaaaaatcTTTTATATGACATTGGGAAAAAGTAGAAGATATCTGGGTATATGATGGAAATTTatatcatatcattggcaaatccAAAATTGATGAGAATCTGTTTGTAATTTAATATCTAAAGTATTCAGCTGCCACAATTTtgcatggaaatattttaaagctctTGTGAATTTATCTGGAAGAGGGATTGCTGAAACTTCTTGTTGCTTAAACAATcccacagtatttttttttaatataataacaaCTTGGGTTAATGTAAGTGCAACAAGGTGAAAGAAATTAGGacttactaaaaattaaaataacatgccAATAAAGCTATGAGAACAGTTAAGATCtagaaatatccagaaaaataaatttggtaaCTGTTTATAAAAGCAATTAACTTAAATGGTACATATCCAAAGACTTGTTGGCAATGGGGAGTGGGCTGAAAATTTAAAAGACCTGATGGCACTTTTGCATTAGAATTTTATTAAGTTAATTGCATTTTTGAAAgcaaagtcattaaaaaaaatttatccttGGGGATAGTCACAAAGTACCCAGATGAATGGTAAATTTCAGAAATTTGGAGTAATTTAGGGAGAACTAAGTAGAACTATTTAATTTCTAAACCAATGGGTGTTTAAGATTTATGATCTCTCATAATTacaaacatacattatatatcattttatgatAATGTGTTGCTGATATTCTACAATGTTTACACATTTTTGTAggaaaactttttataaaatttcatctaACCAACATTTGGATGCTTACTCCTGGCAAGTGAATAGAGAAAGTGAGCAGAAGCGCCATAGTAATGAACTAATGCAAACTGGCTTCCTCAAAGGTTTTCATGTTAAATGCACTACTGAGGATGAACTGTTCTTCAAATATATGTAGTTTTCACTTGTCTAAAAGCATGTCTAAATATCACTTTAATCAAGGAAGTACTTACGCCAATATATTTGGTCCAGACAAACATACTTGGCACTAGTTAAATGAATGGCTTACACTAAGGAGATAGTGTTACATTAAGCTTCATTAATAATAAAACTGACTATTAGCATTTTGCAAGGAAGGCTAGAACTGATTTCCTCTGTAATGGGCAAAGTTAAATAACTATAGCTCATAAGTTTTAAGTCAAATACTTCTCATTCATTGCTGCTGATCTTGTCAATACTTGCTGTAAAGGTTTGGTCCCAACACAAGGCTGATAAAATGGTTTTTAATTACCAGACTATAAATACAGCTTTTCAGTAAAGTCGTAC is a window from the Urocitellus parryii isolate mUroPar1 chromosome 6, mUroPar1.hap1, whole genome shotgun sequence genome containing:
- the C6H15orf61 gene encoding uncharacterized protein C15orf61 homolog, yielding MEALRRAHEAALRLLLFGPWASGAASRPKPRASEVLTRHLLQRRLPHWTSFCVPYSAVRNDQFGLSHFNWPVQGANYHVLRTGCFPFIKYHCSKAPWQDLAPQNRFFTALKVVNLGIPTLLYGLGSWLFARVTETVHTSYGPITIYFLNKEDEGAMY